Proteins co-encoded in one Cricetulus griseus strain 17A/GY chromosome 1 unlocalized genomic scaffold, alternate assembly CriGri-PICRH-1.0 chr1_1, whole genome shotgun sequence genomic window:
- the Parp2 gene encoding poly [ADP-ribose] polymerase 2 isoform X1, with protein MAPRRRRSSCRRRASEVLNEAKKVNNGSKATEDFPPGKKMRTCQRKGPTAGGKDADRTNSQQDTVKALLIKGKAPVDPECTAKVGKAHVYCEGDDVYDVMLNQTNLQFNNNKYYLIQLLEDDAQRNFSVWMRWGRVGKTGQHSLVACSGDVSKAKAIFQRKLHRFLDKTKNHWENRENFEKVPGKYDMLQMDYAASVQDEDKTKQKESLETLKPESKLDLRVQELIKLICNVQTMEEMMIEMKYDTKKAPLGKLTVKQIKAGYESLKKIEDCIRTGQHGRALLEACNEFYTRIPHDFGLSIPPIIRTEKELSEKVQLLEALRDIEIALKLVKSGHQGPEHPLDQHYRNLHCALRPLDHESYEFKVVLQYLHSTQAPTHNNYTMTLLDVFEVEKEGEKEAFRKDLPNRMLLWHGSRLSNWVGILSHGLRVAPPEAPVTGYMFGKGIYFADMSSKSANYCFASPLKSTGLLLLSEVALGQCNELLEANPKAEGLLQGKHSTKGLGKIAPNPDHFITLNGSTVPLGPASDTGILNPEGYTLNYNEFIVYSPNQVHMRYLLKIQFNFLQLW; from the exons ATGGCGCCGCGGCGGCGGAGATCCAGCTGCAGGAGGCGAG CTTCTGAGGTGCTAAATGAAGCCAAGAAAGTTAATAATGGCAGCAAAGCAACAGAAGACTTTCCTCCTGGCAAGAAAATGCGTACATGCCAGAGAAAGGGGCCTACGGCTGGAGGAAAGGATGCAGACAGGACAAACAGCCAGCAAG ACACGGTGAAGGCCTTGCTGATAAAGGGCAAAGCTCCTGTGGACCCAGAGTGTACAGCCAAGGTGGGAAAG gctcaTGTGTATTGTGAAGGAGATGATGTCTACGATGTCATGCTAAATCAA ACCAATCTCCagttcaacaacaacaagtaCTATCTTATTCAGCTGTTAGAAGATGACGCCCAGAGGAACTTCAGTGTTTGGATGAGGTGGGGCCGAG TTGGGAAGACGGGACAGCACAGCTTGGTGGCTTGTTCTGGTGACGTCAGCAAAGCAAAGGCAATATTTCAGAGGAA GCTCCACAGATTCCttgacaaaaccaaaaaccattgGGAAAATCGTGAGAACTTTGAGAAAGTACCTGGAAAATACGACATGCTACAGATGGACTATGCTGCCAGTGTGCAG gatgaagacaaaacaaagcaaaaggagtCTCTTGAAACTTTGAAGCCAGAGTCAAAGCTGGATCTTCGAGTCCAGGAGCTGATAAAGTTGATCTGTAACGTGCAGACAATGGAGGAGATGATGATAGAAATGAAGTATGACACCAAGAAAGCCCCACTTG GAAAGCTGACTGTGAAGCAAATCAAGGCAGGCTATGAGTCTCTCAAGAAGATTGAGGATTGTATTCGCACTGGCCAGCATGGGCGAGCTCTTCTTGAAGCATGCAATGAATTCTACACCAGGATCCCACATGATTTCGG ACTCTCTATCCCTCCAATAATCCGGACAGAGAAAGAACTGTCAGAGAAAGTACAACTGCTAGAG GCACTGAGGGACATTGAAATTGCCCTTAAACTGGTGAAATCAGGGCACCAAGGCCCAGAACACCCACTGGACCAACACTATAGAAACCTACACTGTGCATTGCGTCCCCTGGACCATGAAAGTTATGAGttcaaa GTGGTTTTGCAGTACCTACACTCTACCCAGGCTCCTACACACAATAACTACACCATGACCTTGCTGGATGTTTTTGAagtagagaaggaaggggagaaggaggccTTCAGAAAGGACCTTCCTAACAG GATGCTACTCTGGCATGGTTCCAGACTGAGTAACTGGGTAGGAATCCTGAGCCACGGACTCCGAGTGGCCCCACCTGAGGCTCCCGTCACAGGATATATG TTTGGGAAAGGAATCTACTTTGCTGACATGTCTTCCAAGAGTGCCAATTACTGCTTTGCGTCTCCCCTAAAGAGCACAGGACTGCTTCTTCTATCAGAG GTAGCTCTAGGTCAGTGTAATGAGCTACTGGAGGCCAATCCTAAGGCAGAAGGGTTGCTTCAGGGCAAGCATAGCACCAAGGGGCTGGGAAAGATAGCTCCCAACCCTGACCACTTCATCACCCT GAATGGGAGTACAGTGCCCTTAGGACCAGCAAGTGACACAGGAATTCTCAATCCAGAGGGGTATACCCTCAACTACAATGAGTTTATTGTCTACAGCCCCAACCAGGTCCATATGCGATACCTTCTAAAGATTCAATTTAATTTTCTGCAGCTGTGGTAA
- the Parp2 gene encoding poly [ADP-ribose] polymerase 2 isoform X3, whose translation MRTCQRKGPTAGGKDADRTNSQQDTVKALLIKGKAPVDPECTAKVGKAHVYCEGDDVYDVMLNQTNLQFNNNKYYLIQLLEDDAQRNFSVWMRWGRVGKTGQHSLVACSGDVSKAKAIFQRKLHRFLDKTKNHWENRENFEKVPGKYDMLQMDYAASVQDEDKTKQKESLETLKPESKLDLRVQELIKLICNVQTMEEMMIEMKYDTKKAPLGKLTVKQIKAGYESLKKIEDCIRTGQHGRALLEACNEFYTRIPHDFGLSIPPIIRTEKELSEKVQLLEALRDIEIALKLVKSGHQGPEHPLDQHYRNLHCALRPLDHESYEFKVVLQYLHSTQAPTHNNYTMTLLDVFEVEKEGEKEAFRKDLPNRMLLWHGSRLSNWVGILSHGLRVAPPEAPVTGYMFGKGIYFADMSSKSANYCFASPLKSTGLLLLSEVALGQCNELLEANPKAEGLLQGKHSTKGLGKIAPNPDHFITLNGSTVPLGPASDTGILNPEGYTLNYNEFIVYSPNQVHMRYLLKIQFNFLQLW comes from the exons ATGCGTACATGCCAGAGAAAGGGGCCTACGGCTGGAGGAAAGGATGCAGACAGGACAAACAGCCAGCAAG ACACGGTGAAGGCCTTGCTGATAAAGGGCAAAGCTCCTGTGGACCCAGAGTGTACAGCCAAGGTGGGAAAG gctcaTGTGTATTGTGAAGGAGATGATGTCTACGATGTCATGCTAAATCAA ACCAATCTCCagttcaacaacaacaagtaCTATCTTATTCAGCTGTTAGAAGATGACGCCCAGAGGAACTTCAGTGTTTGGATGAGGTGGGGCCGAG TTGGGAAGACGGGACAGCACAGCTTGGTGGCTTGTTCTGGTGACGTCAGCAAAGCAAAGGCAATATTTCAGAGGAA GCTCCACAGATTCCttgacaaaaccaaaaaccattgGGAAAATCGTGAGAACTTTGAGAAAGTACCTGGAAAATACGACATGCTACAGATGGACTATGCTGCCAGTGTGCAG gatgaagacaaaacaaagcaaaaggagtCTCTTGAAACTTTGAAGCCAGAGTCAAAGCTGGATCTTCGAGTCCAGGAGCTGATAAAGTTGATCTGTAACGTGCAGACAATGGAGGAGATGATGATAGAAATGAAGTATGACACCAAGAAAGCCCCACTTG GAAAGCTGACTGTGAAGCAAATCAAGGCAGGCTATGAGTCTCTCAAGAAGATTGAGGATTGTATTCGCACTGGCCAGCATGGGCGAGCTCTTCTTGAAGCATGCAATGAATTCTACACCAGGATCCCACATGATTTCGG ACTCTCTATCCCTCCAATAATCCGGACAGAGAAAGAACTGTCAGAGAAAGTACAACTGCTAGAG GCACTGAGGGACATTGAAATTGCCCTTAAACTGGTGAAATCAGGGCACCAAGGCCCAGAACACCCACTGGACCAACACTATAGAAACCTACACTGTGCATTGCGTCCCCTGGACCATGAAAGTTATGAGttcaaa GTGGTTTTGCAGTACCTACACTCTACCCAGGCTCCTACACACAATAACTACACCATGACCTTGCTGGATGTTTTTGAagtagagaaggaaggggagaaggaggccTTCAGAAAGGACCTTCCTAACAG GATGCTACTCTGGCATGGTTCCAGACTGAGTAACTGGGTAGGAATCCTGAGCCACGGACTCCGAGTGGCCCCACCTGAGGCTCCCGTCACAGGATATATG TTTGGGAAAGGAATCTACTTTGCTGACATGTCTTCCAAGAGTGCCAATTACTGCTTTGCGTCTCCCCTAAAGAGCACAGGACTGCTTCTTCTATCAGAG GTAGCTCTAGGTCAGTGTAATGAGCTACTGGAGGCCAATCCTAAGGCAGAAGGGTTGCTTCAGGGCAAGCATAGCACCAAGGGGCTGGGAAAGATAGCTCCCAACCCTGACCACTTCATCACCCT GAATGGGAGTACAGTGCCCTTAGGACCAGCAAGTGACACAGGAATTCTCAATCCAGAGGGGTATACCCTCAACTACAATGAGTTTATTGTCTACAGCCCCAACCAGGTCCATATGCGATACCTTCTAAAGATTCAATTTAATTTTCTGCAGCTGTGGTAA
- the Parp2 gene encoding poly [ADP-ribose] polymerase 2 isoform X4 — MAPRRRRSSCRRRASEVLNEAKKVNNGSKATEDFPPGKKMRTCQRKGPTAGGKDADRTNSQQDTVKALLIKGKAPVDPECTAKVGKAHVYCEGDDVYDVMLNQTNLQFNNNKYYLIQLLEDDAQRNFSVWMRWGRVGKTGQHSLVACSGDVSKAKAIFQRKLHRFLDKTKNHWENRENFEKVPGKYDMLQMDYAASVQDEDKTKQKESLETLKPESKLDLRVQELIKLICNVQTMEEMMIEMKYDTKKAPLGKLTVKQIKAGYESLKKIEDCIRTGQHGRALLEACNEFYTRIPHDFGLSIPPIIRTEKELSEKVQLLEALRDIEIALKLVKSGHQGPEHPLDQHYRNLHCALRPLDHESYEFKVVLQYLHSTQAPTHNNYTMTLLDVFEVEKEGEKEAFRKDLPNRMLLWHGSRLSNWVGILSHGLRVAPPEAPVTGYMFGKGIYFADMSSKSANYCFASPLKSTGLLLLSEEWEYSALRTSK, encoded by the exons ATGGCGCCGCGGCGGCGGAGATCCAGCTGCAGGAGGCGAG CTTCTGAGGTGCTAAATGAAGCCAAGAAAGTTAATAATGGCAGCAAAGCAACAGAAGACTTTCCTCCTGGCAAGAAAATGCGTACATGCCAGAGAAAGGGGCCTACGGCTGGAGGAAAGGATGCAGACAGGACAAACAGCCAGCAAG ACACGGTGAAGGCCTTGCTGATAAAGGGCAAAGCTCCTGTGGACCCAGAGTGTACAGCCAAGGTGGGAAAG gctcaTGTGTATTGTGAAGGAGATGATGTCTACGATGTCATGCTAAATCAA ACCAATCTCCagttcaacaacaacaagtaCTATCTTATTCAGCTGTTAGAAGATGACGCCCAGAGGAACTTCAGTGTTTGGATGAGGTGGGGCCGAG TTGGGAAGACGGGACAGCACAGCTTGGTGGCTTGTTCTGGTGACGTCAGCAAAGCAAAGGCAATATTTCAGAGGAA GCTCCACAGATTCCttgacaaaaccaaaaaccattgGGAAAATCGTGAGAACTTTGAGAAAGTACCTGGAAAATACGACATGCTACAGATGGACTATGCTGCCAGTGTGCAG gatgaagacaaaacaaagcaaaaggagtCTCTTGAAACTTTGAAGCCAGAGTCAAAGCTGGATCTTCGAGTCCAGGAGCTGATAAAGTTGATCTGTAACGTGCAGACAATGGAGGAGATGATGATAGAAATGAAGTATGACACCAAGAAAGCCCCACTTG GAAAGCTGACTGTGAAGCAAATCAAGGCAGGCTATGAGTCTCTCAAGAAGATTGAGGATTGTATTCGCACTGGCCAGCATGGGCGAGCTCTTCTTGAAGCATGCAATGAATTCTACACCAGGATCCCACATGATTTCGG ACTCTCTATCCCTCCAATAATCCGGACAGAGAAAGAACTGTCAGAGAAAGTACAACTGCTAGAG GCACTGAGGGACATTGAAATTGCCCTTAAACTGGTGAAATCAGGGCACCAAGGCCCAGAACACCCACTGGACCAACACTATAGAAACCTACACTGTGCATTGCGTCCCCTGGACCATGAAAGTTATGAGttcaaa GTGGTTTTGCAGTACCTACACTCTACCCAGGCTCCTACACACAATAACTACACCATGACCTTGCTGGATGTTTTTGAagtagagaaggaaggggagaaggaggccTTCAGAAAGGACCTTCCTAACAG GATGCTACTCTGGCATGGTTCCAGACTGAGTAACTGGGTAGGAATCCTGAGCCACGGACTCCGAGTGGCCCCACCTGAGGCTCCCGTCACAGGATATATG TTTGGGAAAGGAATCTACTTTGCTGACATGTCTTCCAAGAGTGCCAATTACTGCTTTGCGTCTCCCCTAAAGAGCACAGGACTGCTTCTTCTATCAGAG GAATGGGAGTACAGTGCCCTTAGGACCAGCAAGTGA
- the Parp2 gene encoding poly [ADP-ribose] polymerase 2 isoform X2 produces the protein MAPRRRRSSCRRRASEVLNEAKKVNNGSKATEDFPPGKKMRTCQRKGPTAGGKDADRTNSQQDTVKALLIKGKAPVDPECTAKVGKAHVYCEGDDVYDVMLNQTNLQFNNNKYYLIQLLEDDAQRNFSVWMRWGRVGKTGQHSLVACSGDVSKAKAIFQRKFLDKTKNHWENRENFEKVPGKYDMLQMDYAASVQDEDKTKQKESLETLKPESKLDLRVQELIKLICNVQTMEEMMIEMKYDTKKAPLGKLTVKQIKAGYESLKKIEDCIRTGQHGRALLEACNEFYTRIPHDFGLSIPPIIRTEKELSEKVQLLEALRDIEIALKLVKSGHQGPEHPLDQHYRNLHCALRPLDHESYEFKVVLQYLHSTQAPTHNNYTMTLLDVFEVEKEGEKEAFRKDLPNRMLLWHGSRLSNWVGILSHGLRVAPPEAPVTGYMFGKGIYFADMSSKSANYCFASPLKSTGLLLLSEVALGQCNELLEANPKAEGLLQGKHSTKGLGKIAPNPDHFITLNGSTVPLGPASDTGILNPEGYTLNYNEFIVYSPNQVHMRYLLKIQFNFLQLW, from the exons ATGGCGCCGCGGCGGCGGAGATCCAGCTGCAGGAGGCGAG CTTCTGAGGTGCTAAATGAAGCCAAGAAAGTTAATAATGGCAGCAAAGCAACAGAAGACTTTCCTCCTGGCAAGAAAATGCGTACATGCCAGAGAAAGGGGCCTACGGCTGGAGGAAAGGATGCAGACAGGACAAACAGCCAGCAAG ACACGGTGAAGGCCTTGCTGATAAAGGGCAAAGCTCCTGTGGACCCAGAGTGTACAGCCAAGGTGGGAAAG gctcaTGTGTATTGTGAAGGAGATGATGTCTACGATGTCATGCTAAATCAA ACCAATCTCCagttcaacaacaacaagtaCTATCTTATTCAGCTGTTAGAAGATGACGCCCAGAGGAACTTCAGTGTTTGGATGAGGTGGGGCCGAG TTGGGAAGACGGGACAGCACAGCTTGGTGGCTTGTTCTGGTGACGTCAGCAAAGCAAAGGCAATATTTCAGAGGAA ATTCCttgacaaaaccaaaaaccattgGGAAAATCGTGAGAACTTTGAGAAAGTACCTGGAAAATACGACATGCTACAGATGGACTATGCTGCCAGTGTGCAG gatgaagacaaaacaaagcaaaaggagtCTCTTGAAACTTTGAAGCCAGAGTCAAAGCTGGATCTTCGAGTCCAGGAGCTGATAAAGTTGATCTGTAACGTGCAGACAATGGAGGAGATGATGATAGAAATGAAGTATGACACCAAGAAAGCCCCACTTG GAAAGCTGACTGTGAAGCAAATCAAGGCAGGCTATGAGTCTCTCAAGAAGATTGAGGATTGTATTCGCACTGGCCAGCATGGGCGAGCTCTTCTTGAAGCATGCAATGAATTCTACACCAGGATCCCACATGATTTCGG ACTCTCTATCCCTCCAATAATCCGGACAGAGAAAGAACTGTCAGAGAAAGTACAACTGCTAGAG GCACTGAGGGACATTGAAATTGCCCTTAAACTGGTGAAATCAGGGCACCAAGGCCCAGAACACCCACTGGACCAACACTATAGAAACCTACACTGTGCATTGCGTCCCCTGGACCATGAAAGTTATGAGttcaaa GTGGTTTTGCAGTACCTACACTCTACCCAGGCTCCTACACACAATAACTACACCATGACCTTGCTGGATGTTTTTGAagtagagaaggaaggggagaaggaggccTTCAGAAAGGACCTTCCTAACAG GATGCTACTCTGGCATGGTTCCAGACTGAGTAACTGGGTAGGAATCCTGAGCCACGGACTCCGAGTGGCCCCACCTGAGGCTCCCGTCACAGGATATATG TTTGGGAAAGGAATCTACTTTGCTGACATGTCTTCCAAGAGTGCCAATTACTGCTTTGCGTCTCCCCTAAAGAGCACAGGACTGCTTCTTCTATCAGAG GTAGCTCTAGGTCAGTGTAATGAGCTACTGGAGGCCAATCCTAAGGCAGAAGGGTTGCTTCAGGGCAAGCATAGCACCAAGGGGCTGGGAAAGATAGCTCCCAACCCTGACCACTTCATCACCCT GAATGGGAGTACAGTGCCCTTAGGACCAGCAAGTGACACAGGAATTCTCAATCCAGAGGGGTATACCCTCAACTACAATGAGTTTATTGTCTACAGCCCCAACCAGGTCCATATGCGATACCTTCTAAAGATTCAATTTAATTTTCTGCAGCTGTGGTAA